One Meles meles chromosome 11, mMelMel3.1 paternal haplotype, whole genome shotgun sequence DNA segment encodes these proteins:
- the WDR5 gene encoding WD repeat-containing protein 5 isoform X2: MLAQVAGRGRCPSPRANCPNTGAQRGRLRGTRSTLSCARARDWAPATSLGSSQRPCPSPGQPRALLPGHFPVEGALPCAALLGRLRGPVFAGKGGRGAADQGHSRGGCAPRPRTRRTKASLGRALPRGLPFLTRPAGTHVGDPAWPAAERPDPDQAVCGGAAGPAGGGGRRPRSEGPTRNARDLPPLDSQGRARLLPGAPLQAELGRAAFEGRHRLPFLESAREGPTPADAEVTALQRKAHAASRPFKALGPPEAFCPSSLPVVPLREAGFVRSPRPAAAPPLAHAHAHCRRPPAPPRRARPGSRPGGGDATPRAPAPPPRPAARAHLPLALRCCSGERPQTPGWCWPGAPTRPLSPPAETPRTPTCCPPSAQPARPRVSPRSRLPRSLHQALQTPWQGLRQTLPLRLARPPRRQIDLAAFLLTRITVGSTLKVGPGIPLTKGAWACCLSLCPRVRAPSAHRGSGLERRVCCGARQGGQRFLILFSGK; this comes from the exons gcaacctccTTGGGCTCCTCTCAGCGCCCGTGTCCGAGTCCGGGGCAACCACGCGCCCTGCTCCCCGGGCACTTCCCCGTCGAGGGCGCCCTTCCGTGCGCAGCGCTCCTGGGGCGCCTCCGGGGTCCCGTCTTTGCTGGGAAAGGGGGCCGCGGAGCGGCGGACCAAGGCCACAGCCGGGGCGGGTGTGCGCCGCGGCCGAGGACGCGCAGGACCAAAGCTTCCCTCGGCCGAGCCCTCCCTCGGGGCCTCCCCTTCCTCACCCGACCGGCGGGGACACACGTCGGCGACCCCGCCTGGCCGGCCGCCGAGCGGCCCGACCCGGACCAGGCTGTCTGCGGGGGGGCAGCCGGccctgcggggggcggggggcggcggcccCGGAGCGAGGGTCCCACAAGGAACGCCAGGGACCTGCCGCCCCTCGACTCCCAGGGGCGAGCCCGGCTGCTTCCTGGGGCGCCGCTGCAGGCCGAGCTCGGGAGGGCAGCTTTCGAGGGGCGTCACCGACTTCCGTTTTTAGAAAGTGCGCGAGAGGGACCGACGCCCGCCGACGCAGAGGTTACCGCTTTGCAGAGGAAAGCGCACGCCGCCAGCCGTCCCTTTAAGGCGTTGGGCCCGCCCGAGGCATTCTGCCCCTCCTCGCTCCCCGTAGTGCCCCTCCGAGAGGCCGGCTTTGTGCGCTCGCCCCGCCCAGCCGCCGCCCCGCCCCTCGCGCACGCGCACGCGCACTGCCGGCGCCCCCCCGCGCCGCCTCGTCGAGCTCGGCCCGGCTCCCGCCCAGGCGGCGGCGACGCGACGCCCCGagcgcccgccccgccgccgcggCCGGCAG CCCGCGCGCATCTCCCGCTTGCTCTCCGCTGCTGCTCCGGAGAAAGACCCCAGACCCCCGGCTGGTGCTGGCCTGGCGCGCCGACCCGTCCGCTCTCCCCTCCTGCAGAAACGCCCCGTACCCCGACCTGCTGCCCGCCCTCAGCCCAGCCCGCCAGGCCCCGTGTCTCCCCCAGAAGCCGGCTGCCCAG GTCCCTTCACCAGGCCCTTCAGACACCCTGGCAGGGGCTGCGCCAGACGCTGCCTCTGAGGTTGGCCCGCCCCCCCAGAAGGCAGATAG ACCTTGCTGCATTCCTCCTGACGAGGATAACAGTAGGGAGCACGTTGAAGGTGGGGCCTGGGATTCCGTTGACAAAAGGGGCCTGGGCCTGCTGTCTTAGCCTGTGCCCGAGGGTTAGGGCGCCTTCGGCCCACAGAGGGAGTGGTTTGGAGCGGCGTGTCTGCTGCGGGGCCCGGCAAGGTGGGCAGAGGTTTCTCATCCTTTTTTCTGGGAAGTAA
- the WDR5 gene encoding WD repeat-containing protein 5 isoform X1 gives MLAQVAGRGRCPSPRANCPNTGAQRGRLRGTRSTLSCARARDWAPATSLGSSQRPCPSPGQPRALLPGHFPVEGALPCAALLGRLRGPVFAGKGGRGAADQGHSRGGCAPRPRTRRTKASLGRALPRGLPFLTRPAGTHVGDPAWPAAERPDPDQAVCGGAAGPAGGGGRRPRSEGPTRNARDLPPLDSQGRARLLPGAPLQAELGRAAFEGRHRLPFLESAREGPTPADAEVTALQRKAHAASRPFKALGPPEAFCPSSLPVVPLREAGFVRSPRPAAAPPLAHAHAHCRRPPAPPRRARPGSRPGGGDATPRAPAPPPRPAAARAHLPLALRCCSGERPQTPGWCWPGAPTRPLSPPAETPRTPTCCPPSAQPARPRVSPRSRLPRSLHQALQTPWQGLRQTLPLRLARPPRRQIDLAAFLLTRITVGSTLKVGPGIPLTKGAWACCLSLCPRVRAPSAHRGSGLERRVCCGARQGGQRFLILFSGK, from the exons gcaacctccTTGGGCTCCTCTCAGCGCCCGTGTCCGAGTCCGGGGCAACCACGCGCCCTGCTCCCCGGGCACTTCCCCGTCGAGGGCGCCCTTCCGTGCGCAGCGCTCCTGGGGCGCCTCCGGGGTCCCGTCTTTGCTGGGAAAGGGGGCCGCGGAGCGGCGGACCAAGGCCACAGCCGGGGCGGGTGTGCGCCGCGGCCGAGGACGCGCAGGACCAAAGCTTCCCTCGGCCGAGCCCTCCCTCGGGGCCTCCCCTTCCTCACCCGACCGGCGGGGACACACGTCGGCGACCCCGCCTGGCCGGCCGCCGAGCGGCCCGACCCGGACCAGGCTGTCTGCGGGGGGGCAGCCGGccctgcggggggcggggggcggcggcccCGGAGCGAGGGTCCCACAAGGAACGCCAGGGACCTGCCGCCCCTCGACTCCCAGGGGCGAGCCCGGCTGCTTCCTGGGGCGCCGCTGCAGGCCGAGCTCGGGAGGGCAGCTTTCGAGGGGCGTCACCGACTTCCGTTTTTAGAAAGTGCGCGAGAGGGACCGACGCCCGCCGACGCAGAGGTTACCGCTTTGCAGAGGAAAGCGCACGCCGCCAGCCGTCCCTTTAAGGCGTTGGGCCCGCCCGAGGCATTCTGCCCCTCCTCGCTCCCCGTAGTGCCCCTCCGAGAGGCCGGCTTTGTGCGCTCGCCCCGCCCAGCCGCCGCCCCGCCCCTCGCGCACGCGCACGCGCACTGCCGGCGCCCCCCCGCGCCGCCTCGTCGAGCTCGGCCCGGCTCCCGCCCAGGCGGCGGCGACGCGACGCCCCGagcgcccgccccgccgccgcggCCGGCAG CAGCCCGCGCGCATCTCCCGCTTGCTCTCCGCTGCTGCTCCGGAGAAAGACCCCAGACCCCCGGCTGGTGCTGGCCTGGCGCGCCGACCCGTCCGCTCTCCCCTCCTGCAGAAACGCCCCGTACCCCGACCTGCTGCCCGCCCTCAGCCCAGCCCGCCAGGCCCCGTGTCTCCCCCAGAAGCCGGCTGCCCAG GTCCCTTCACCAGGCCCTTCAGACACCCTGGCAGGGGCTGCGCCAGACGCTGCCTCTGAGGTTGGCCCGCCCCCCCAGAAGGCAGATAG ACCTTGCTGCATTCCTCCTGACGAGGATAACAGTAGGGAGCACGTTGAAGGTGGGGCCTGGGATTCCGTTGACAAAAGGGGCCTGGGCCTGCTGTCTTAGCCTGTGCCCGAGGGTTAGGGCGCCTTCGGCCCACAGAGGGAGTGGTTTGGAGCGGCGTGTCTGCTGCGGGGCCCGGCAAGGTGGGCAGAGGTTTCTCATCCTTTTTTCTGGGAAGTAA
- the WDR5 gene encoding WD repeat-containing protein 5 isoform X3 translates to MLAQVAGRGRCPSPRANCPNTGAQRGRLRGTRSTLSCARARDWAPATSLGSSQRPCPSPGQPRALLPGHFPVEGALPCAALLGRLRGPVFAGKGGRGAADQGHSRGGCAPRPRTRRTKASLGRALPRGLPFLTRPAGTHVGDPAWPAAERPDPDQAVCGGAAGPAGGGGRRPRSEGPTRNARDLPPLDSQGRARLLPGAPLQAELGRAAFEGRHRLPFLESAREGPTPADAEVTALQRKAHAASRPFKALGPPEAFCPSSLPVVPLREAGFVRSPRPAAAPPLAHAHAHCRRPPAPPRRARPGSRPGGGDATPRAPAPPPRPAETPRTPTCCPPSAQPARPRVSPRSRLPRSLHQALQTPWQGLRQTLPLRLARPPRRQIDLAAFLLTRITVGSTLKVGPGIPLTKGAWACCLSLCPRVRAPSAHRGSGLERRVCCGARQGGQRFLILFSGK, encoded by the exons gcaacctccTTGGGCTCCTCTCAGCGCCCGTGTCCGAGTCCGGGGCAACCACGCGCCCTGCTCCCCGGGCACTTCCCCGTCGAGGGCGCCCTTCCGTGCGCAGCGCTCCTGGGGCGCCTCCGGGGTCCCGTCTTTGCTGGGAAAGGGGGCCGCGGAGCGGCGGACCAAGGCCACAGCCGGGGCGGGTGTGCGCCGCGGCCGAGGACGCGCAGGACCAAAGCTTCCCTCGGCCGAGCCCTCCCTCGGGGCCTCCCCTTCCTCACCCGACCGGCGGGGACACACGTCGGCGACCCCGCCTGGCCGGCCGCCGAGCGGCCCGACCCGGACCAGGCTGTCTGCGGGGGGGCAGCCGGccctgcggggggcggggggcggcggcccCGGAGCGAGGGTCCCACAAGGAACGCCAGGGACCTGCCGCCCCTCGACTCCCAGGGGCGAGCCCGGCTGCTTCCTGGGGCGCCGCTGCAGGCCGAGCTCGGGAGGGCAGCTTTCGAGGGGCGTCACCGACTTCCGTTTTTAGAAAGTGCGCGAGAGGGACCGACGCCCGCCGACGCAGAGGTTACCGCTTTGCAGAGGAAAGCGCACGCCGCCAGCCGTCCCTTTAAGGCGTTGGGCCCGCCCGAGGCATTCTGCCCCTCCTCGCTCCCCGTAGTGCCCCTCCGAGAGGCCGGCTTTGTGCGCTCGCCCCGCCCAGCCGCCGCCCCGCCCCTCGCGCACGCGCACGCGCACTGCCGGCGCCCCCCCGCGCCGCCTCGTCGAGCTCGGCCCGGCTCCCGCCCAGGCGGCGGCGACGCGACGCCCCGagcgcccgccccgccgccgcggCCGGCAG AAACGCCCCGTACCCCGACCTGCTGCCCGCCCTCAGCCCAGCCCGCCAGGCCCCGTGTCTCCCCCAGAAGCCGGCTGCCCAG GTCCCTTCACCAGGCCCTTCAGACACCCTGGCAGGGGCTGCGCCAGACGCTGCCTCTGAGGTTGGCCCGCCCCCCCAGAAGGCAGATAG ACCTTGCTGCATTCCTCCTGACGAGGATAACAGTAGGGAGCACGTTGAAGGTGGGGCCTGGGATTCCGTTGACAAAAGGGGCCTGGGCCTGCTGTCTTAGCCTGTGCCCGAGGGTTAGGGCGCCTTCGGCCCACAGAGGGAGTGGTTTGGAGCGGCGTGTCTGCTGCGGGGCCCGGCAAGGTGGGCAGAGGTTTCTCATCCTTTTTTCTGGGAAGTAA